The sequence TCGACCTTTCTTTTAAGAGAATAGAAATATTTAGGATTGTTCTCTTTAACAGGGATCTCGAATCCAGTGGTATCAAGGACGAGAAGGGTTGAATCAAAAGGGTCAACATTCCTCAAATAGGGTTCAGTTAATTCAACTAACTTATGTAATATTTCTTTATAATCTTCCTCACTTAGTTTTTGTTTAAATCGAGTAAAAGTTGAAGGATTAGGAACAGAATCGGTAAAGCCGCATAGATTCTTAAGCGGTCTTGAAAGTTCAAGAAAGCTAACCAAAAGCTCAACCGTTGGTATGGAAAC is a genomic window of Natranaerobius trueperi containing:
- a CDS encoding transposase translates to MKDQISFFDYSDEFQKLDSHSKLKKLSHYIDFAEIIPQHVRDRYYNQTGRPPYSIESMLSALIIQKLVSIPTVELLVSFLELSRPLKNLCGFTDSVPNPSTFTRFKQKLSEEDYKEILHKLVELTEPYLRNVDPFDSTLLVLDTTGFEIPVKENNPKYFYSLKRKVEKGTPKRPEHELIAQNY